The Colias croceus chromosome 11, ilColCroc2.1 genome has a segment encoding these proteins:
- the LOC123695431 gene encoding L-xylulose reductase-like → MMEISFKGKRILVTGAGQGIGRGIAVELWRAGANIVALSRTRSHLEALQSEYPSIDIVDVDIADWEKTRSIVESLGPFDALVNNAAVAICEPFLSCTPSDFDKMFNVNVKAVLNISQVVARNMIENKIQGTIVNISSQASKAALQDHAIYSASKAALDALTRSMALELGPHGIRVNAVNPTVILTAMAKVGWSDEKKSKEMKSKIPLGRFGEVSEVVNAVVFLLSERSSMITGVELPVDGGFLAT, encoded by the exons ATGATGGAGATTTCTTTTAAAGGCAAAAGAATTCTTGTCACCGGTGCTGGCCAAg GTATTGGACGAGGGATCGCAGTGGAATTGTGGCGAGCTGGGGCTAATATTGTCGCTTTGTCCAGAACTAGATCGCACCTGGAAGCATTGCAGAGTGAATATCCCTCAATAGACATAGTGGATGTAGATATTGCTGACTGGGAAAAGACCCGATCCATAGTCGAGTCTTTAGGACCCTTTGATGCATTGGTGAATAATGCAGCTGTTGCCATATGTGAACCCTTCCTTAGTTGTACACCTTCTGATTTTGATAA aatgTTTAATGTAAATGTTAAAGCTGTGTTAAATATCAGCCAAGTTGTAGCAAGAAATatgatagaaaataaaatacaaggcACCATTGTTAATATATCCTCACAAGCATCAaag gCTGCGTTACAAGACCATGCCATATATAGTGCTTCAAAGGCAGCTTTGGATGCGTTAACTCGTTCAATGGCTTTGGAACTAGGACCGCATGGCATTAGAGTGAATGCTGTGAACCCAACTGTTATATTGACTGCTATGGCGAAAGTCGGCTGGTCTGATGAGaagaaaagtaaagaaatgaaatcaaaAATTCCTCTAGGaag ATTTGGAGAAGTCTCAGAAGTAGTGAATGCTGTAGTATTTCTTCTGAGTGAAAGATCTAGTATGATTACAGGTGTTGAGTTGCCAGTAGATGGGGGCTTCCTtgctacataa